The following coding sequences are from one Eretmochelys imbricata isolate rEreImb1 chromosome 12, rEreImb1.hap1, whole genome shotgun sequence window:
- the C12H19orf12 gene encoding protein C19orf12 homolog isoform X1 — MPIDIHDVMHLLCRISEERKMKAAVRHSGRGALVAGATAFVGGLMGGPPGIAVGGAVGGLFGAWMTAGQFKPIPQIILELPPAEQQKLYEDAFAIIRNLDWTDAAQLTALVMGNAALQQKLAAVLINYLSHELRAEIRAHGQA, encoded by the exons ATGCCGATCGACATTCATGATGTGATGCACCTATTGTGCCGTATCTctgaggagaggaagatgaaggCTGCTGTCAGGCATTCTGGACGCGGAGCTCTAGTAGCGGGTGCAACAGCATTTGTCGGGGGCTTAATGGGTGGTCCACCTGGAATAGCTGTAG GGGGTGCAGTTGGTGGTTTATTTGGTGCTTGGATGACTGCTGGACAGTTTAAGCCAATCCCTCAGATTATACTGGAACTGCCTCCTGCTGAGCAACAGAAGCTCTATGAAGATGCCTTCGCTATTATCAGGAACTTAGACTGGACTGATGCTGCACAGTTGACTGCACTTGTAATGGGAAATGCCGccctccaacagaagttggcagCAGTGCTAATAAATTATCTTTCACATGAGCTAAGAGCAGAAATACG AGCTCATGGGCAAGCTTGA
- the C12H19orf12 gene encoding protein C19orf12 homolog isoform X2 encodes MPIDIHDVMHLLCRISEERKMKAAVRHSGRGALVAGATAFVGGLMGGPPGIAVGGAVGGLFGAWMTAGQFKPIPQIILELPPAEQQKLYEDAFAIIRNLDWTDAAQLTALVMGNAALQQKLAAVLINYLSHELRAEIRYGE; translated from the exons ATGCCGATCGACATTCATGATGTGATGCACCTATTGTGCCGTATCTctgaggagaggaagatgaaggCTGCTGTCAGGCATTCTGGACGCGGAGCTCTAGTAGCGGGTGCAACAGCATTTGTCGGGGGCTTAATGGGTGGTCCACCTGGAATAGCTGTAG GGGGTGCAGTTGGTGGTTTATTTGGTGCTTGGATGACTGCTGGACAGTTTAAGCCAATCCCTCAGATTATACTGGAACTGCCTCCTGCTGAGCAACAGAAGCTCTATGAAGATGCCTTCGCTATTATCAGGAACTTAGACTGGACTGATGCTGCACAGTTGACTGCACTTGTAATGGGAAATGCCGccctccaacagaagttggcagCAGTGCTAATAAATTATCTTTCACATGAGCTAAGAGCAGAAATACGGTATGGAGAGTAA